The following proteins come from a genomic window of Pseudomonas sp. WJP1:
- a CDS encoding putative RNA methyltransferase, protein MLACPICSEPLNAVDNGVACPAGHRFDRARQGYLNLLPVQHKNSRDPGDNQAMVEARRDFLNAGHYAPVAKRLAQLAAGYAPQRWVDIGCGEGYYTAQIADALPDADGYALDISREAVKRACKRNPKLTWLIASMARVPLASGSCQFLASVFSPLDWEEAKRLLSPGGGLMKVGPTSGHLMELRERLYDEVREYIDDKHLDLVPEGMALAHSETLTFKLTLASGQDRANLLAMTPHGWRASAERRAAVIEQAEPFEVTVSMRYDYFVLQ, encoded by the coding sequence ATGCTCGCTTGCCCGATCTGCAGCGAACCGCTGAATGCGGTGGACAACGGCGTGGCCTGCCCCGCCGGGCACCGTTTCGACCGTGCGCGCCAGGGTTACCTGAACCTGTTGCCGGTGCAGCACAAGAACAGCCGCGACCCTGGGGATAACCAGGCGATGGTCGAAGCCCGCCGCGACTTCCTCAACGCCGGCCATTACGCGCCGGTAGCCAAGCGCCTGGCGCAGCTGGCGGCAGGTTACGCGCCACAGCGCTGGGTAGACATCGGTTGTGGCGAGGGTTACTACACCGCGCAAATCGCCGATGCCTTGCCGGATGCCGACGGCTACGCCCTGGACATCTCTCGCGAAGCGGTCAAGCGCGCCTGCAAACGCAACCCCAAGCTGACCTGGTTGATCGCCAGCATGGCCCGCGTGCCGCTGGCGTCGGGCAGCTGCCAGTTCCTGGCCAGCGTTTTCAGCCCGCTGGATTGGGAAGAAGCCAAGCGCCTGCTCAGCCCCGGCGGCGGCCTGATGAAAGTCGGACCGACCAGCGGCCACCTGATGGAATTGCGTGAGCGGCTGTACGACGAAGTCCGCGAGTACATCGACGACAAGCATCTGGATCTGGTGCCAGAAGGCATGGCACTGGCGCACAGCGAAACCCTGACATTCAAACTGACGCTTGCCAGTGGCCAGGACCGGGCGAACCTGCTGGCCATGACACCCCACGGCTGGCGTGCCAGTGCCGAACGCCGGGCAGCGGTCATCGAGCAGGCCGAGCCTTTCGAGGTCACCGTGTCGATGCGCTACGATTATTTCGTACTTCAATAA
- a CDS encoding cold-shock protein, protein MATRETGNVKWFNDAKGYGFIQREDGVDVFVHYRAIRGEGHRSLTEGQQVEYGVVTGEKGLQAEDVVGL, encoded by the coding sequence ATGGCAACGCGTGAAACCGGCAATGTGAAGTGGTTCAACGACGCCAAGGGCTACGGCTTCATTCAACGCGAGGACGGGGTGGATGTGTTCGTGCACTACCGCGCGATTCGCGGCGAGGGGCACCGCTCGCTGACCGAAGGCCAGCAGGTCGAGTATGGGGTGGTGACCGGCGAGAAGGGGTTGCAGGCTGAGGATGTGGTGGGGCTGTAA
- the dapE gene encoding succinyl-diaminopimelate desuccinylase, which yields MTAHADLSPTLQLAIDLIRRPSVTPVDADCQKQMMQRLGDAGFMLEPMRIEDVDNFWATHGKHDGPVLCFAGHTDVVPTGPVTAWQIDPFNAVIDEHGMLCGRGAADMKGSLASMTVAAERFVADYPDHKGKVAFLITSDEEGPAHHGTKAVIERLVARKERLDWCIVGEPSSTTLVGDVVKNGRRGSLGAKLTVRGVQGHVAYPHLAKNPIHLAAPALAELAAEHWDHGNDFFPPTSFQISNVNSGTGATNVIPGDLVAVFNFRFSTESTVEGLQKRVADILDKHGLDWHIDWALSGLPFLTEPGALLDAVSSSIRDITGRETQASTSGGTSDGRFIATMGTQVVELGPVNATIHQVNERVLAADLDVLTEIYYQTLIKLLA from the coding sequence ATGACGGCCCACGCCGACCTTTCGCCGACCCTTCAACTCGCCATCGACCTGATCCGCCGTCCGTCCGTGACGCCGGTCGACGCCGATTGCCAGAAGCAGATGATGCAGCGCCTGGGCGATGCCGGTTTCATGCTGGAACCGATGCGCATCGAAGATGTGGATAACTTCTGGGCCACCCACGGCAAACACGACGGCCCGGTGCTGTGCTTCGCCGGCCACACCGACGTGGTGCCGACAGGTCCCGTGACCGCCTGGCAGATCGACCCATTCAACGCGGTGATCGACGAACACGGCATGCTCTGCGGCCGTGGCGCGGCCGACATGAAAGGCAGCCTGGCATCCATGACCGTAGCCGCCGAACGCTTCGTCGCCGACTACCCGGATCACAAGGGCAAGGTCGCGTTCCTGATCACCAGCGATGAAGAAGGCCCGGCGCACCACGGCACCAAGGCCGTGATCGAGCGCCTGGTCGCGCGCAAGGAGCGTCTGGACTGGTGCATCGTCGGCGAACCGTCGAGCACCACCCTGGTCGGTGACGTGGTCAAGAACGGTCGTCGCGGCTCCCTCGGCGCCAAGCTGACCGTGCGCGGCGTGCAGGGCCACGTGGCCTATCCCCACCTGGCGAAGAACCCGATCCACCTCGCCGCCCCGGCCCTGGCGGAACTTGCCGCCGAACATTGGGACCACGGCAACGATTTCTTCCCGCCGACCAGCTTCCAGATTTCCAACGTCAACTCCGGCACCGGCGCGACCAACGTCATCCCTGGCGACCTGGTTGCCGTGTTCAACTTCCGCTTCTCCACCGAGTCGACCGTCGAAGGCCTGCAAAAGCGCGTCGCCGACATCCTCGACAAGCATGGCCTGGACTGGCACATCGACTGGGCGCTATCCGGCCTGCCGTTCCTCACCGAACCGGGCGCGCTGCTCGACGCCGTGTCGTCGAGCATCAGGGACATCACCGGGCGTGAAACCCAGGCGTCCACCAGCGGTGGCACCTCCGACGGTCGTTTCATCGCGACCATGGGCACGCAAGTGGTCGAGCTGGGGCCGGTCAACGCGACCATCCACCAGGTCAACGAGCGCGTGCTGGCGGCCGACCTCGATGTGTTGACCGAAATCTACTACCAGACCCTGATCAAGTTGCTCGCCTGA